A window of the Gossypium hirsutum isolate 1008001.06 chromosome A03, Gossypium_hirsutum_v2.1, whole genome shotgun sequence genome harbors these coding sequences:
- the LOC107887159 gene encoding potassium channel SKOR isoform X2, protein MQLLISFQMIRLEEERVERRRRPLWKRVFSMLKMESELSEGGSRSRYHANGFIIHPHNWWYVAWTHFILLWAIYSSFFTPLEFGFFRGLPENLFLLDIAGQLAFLFDIVVHFFLAYRHPHSHHLVYDRRLIALRYLKSRFIVDFLGCLPWDAIYKVSGRKEPVRYMLWIRLSRALRVTEFFEKLEKDIRINYLFIRIVKLIVVEYYCTHAAGCIFYYLATTVPPSKEGYTWIGSLQMGEYRYSNFREIDLWKRYVLSLYFSVVTMVTVGYGDIHAVNVREMIFVMIYVSFDMILGAYLLGNMAALIVKGSKTERFRDKMADLIKYMNRNNLDKQISKEIKGHLRLQYDCSYTEATALQDIPASIRTKISQKLYEPFIKEVSLFKGCSTGFTKQIAIKVHEEFFLPGEVIIEQGNVVDQLYIVCHGKLVEVGRGKNDETGDPLMDLQTYSAFGEVSFLCNTPQPYTIRVRELCKVLRIDKRSFMEIIEIYFSDGRIILNNLLEGKDANMKNEILESDVTLYIGKLESELAARLNCAAYNGDLYRLKCLIGAGADPNKTDYDGRSPLHIAASRGYEDITGFLIEQKVDLNISDKSGNTPLLEAIKHGHDQVTYLLVQAGALLAMDDAASFLCMTVARRDLDLLKRALAVGIDPNAKSYDYRTPLHVAASEGLYFVAKTLIEAGASVLSIDRWGNTPVDDARIGGNRNLIALLEAARASQMADFFDHPQQIRGEMWKKKCTVFPYHPWHEKEEKRQGVVLWVPQSMNELVKEAKEQLQCGDGYCCILSQDGAKVLDTSMISNDQKLFLVNGS, encoded by the exons GTGGTACGTGGCGTGGACGCACTTCATACTCTTATGGGCAATATACTCTTCCTTCTTCACACCCCTGGAGTTCGGGTTTTTCAGAGGACTCCCAGAGAACCTTTTCCTCTTAGACATTGCTGGCCAACTTGCCTTTCTCTTCGATATTGTCGTACACTTTTTCCTTGCCTATCGCCACCCTCACTCCCATCATTTGGTTTACGATCGCAGGCTCATCGCCCTCAG GTACTTGAAATCTCGTTTTATTGTTGATTTCCTTGGATGTTTGCCTTGGGATGCTATCTATAAG GTTAGTGGACGAAAAGAGCCTGTTAGATACATGCTATGGATTAGGCTAAGTCGAGCTCTACGAGTGACAGAATTTTTCGAGAAGTTGGAGAAAGACATCCGGATCAATTACCTTTTCATCAGGATTGTTAAGCTTATTGTGGTTGAATACTATTGCACGCATGCTGCTGGCTGCATCTTTTACTATCTTGCTACAACAGTTCCTCCTTCCAAGGAAGGTTACACATGGATAGGAAGTTTACAGATGGGTGAATATCGTTATTCAAATTTCAGGGAGATTGATCTGTGGAAGCGTTATGTATTATCTCTCTATTTTTCTGTTGTAACCATGGTAACCGTTG GTTATGGAGACATACACGCAGTCAATGTCAGAGAAATGATATTTGTGATGATTTATGTTTCTTTTGACATGATTCTGGGTGCTTATTTGCTCGGTAACATGGCAGCCTTGATAGTAAAAGGATCAAAGACAGAAAGGTTTAGGGATAAAATGGCGGACCTTATCAAATACATGAATAGAAATAATCTTGACAAGCAAATAAGTAAGGAGATTAAAGGCCACCTAAGATTACAGTATGATTGTAGTTATACTGAGGCAACTGCTCTTCAAGATATTCCAGCTTCTATTCGCACCAAG ATTTCACAGAAATTATATGAGCCATTCATCAAAGAAGTTTCTCTATTCAAGGGTTGCTCAACAGGATTCACTAAGCAAATT GCAATTAAAGTCCATGAGGAGTTTTTCCTTCCAGGGGAAGTGATTATTGAACAGGGAAATGTAGTCGACCAACTCTATATTGTTTGTCATGGAAAACTG GTGGAAGTAGGGAGAGGCAAAAATGATGAAACTGGGGATCCTCTTATGGATCTCCAAACTTATAGCGCTTTTGGTGAAGTTTCTTTCCTCTGCAACACTCCTCAGCCTTACACAATCCGAGTTCGTGAGTTATGTAAGGTTTTACGAATTGATAAACGATCATTTATGGAGATCATTGAGATATACTTTTCTGATGGAAGGATTATCTTGAACAACCTTCTTGAG GGAAAAGATGCcaatatgaaaaatgaaatattggAGTCGGATGTTACCCTTTATATTGGAAAGCTTGAATCGGAGCTAGCTGCAAGATTGAATTGTGCTGCCTACAATGGAGATTTGTATCGACTGAAATGTCTCATTGGAGCTGGAGCGGATCCCAATAAGACTGATTATGATGGAAGATCACCCTTG CACATTGCAGCATCCAGAGGATATGAAGATATAACCGGTTTTCTTATTGAACAAAAGGTAGACCTGAACATATCAG ATAAGTCTGGGAACACTCCCTTACTTGAAGCCATCAAGCATGGGCATGACCAAGTTACTTATTTACTTGTTCAAGCGGGAGCATTACTTGCAATGGACGATGCTGCTTCTTTTCTCTGTATGACTGTTGCAAGAAGAGATTTGGATCTCCTAAAACGTGCTTTGGCAGTTGGCATCGATCCAAATGCCAAAAGCTATGACTACCGAACACCACTTCATGTTGCTGCCTCAGAAGGGCTATATTTTGTGGCCAAAACACTTATTGAAGCAGGAGCTAGCGTTTTGTCAATAGACAG ATGGGGAAATACTCCAGTTGATGATGCCCGCATAGGTGGAAATAGAAATTTGATTGCATTGCTTGAAGCTGCAAGAGCTTCTCAAATGGCTGACTTCTTTGATCATCCTCAACAAATTCGAG GAGAGATGTGGAAGAAAAAATGCACAGTTTTCCCATATCATCCATGGCATGAAAAGGAGGAGAAAAGACAGGGAGTGGTGTTATGGGTGCCGCAAAGCATGAATGAACTCGTCAAGGAAGCCAAGGAGCAGTTACAATGTGGTGATGGTTATTGCTGCATTTTGTCCCAGGATGGTGCTAAAGTTCTTGATACCAGTATGATTAGTAACGATCAAAAGCTATTTTTGGTTAATGGATCGTAA
- the LOC107887159 gene encoding potassium channel SKOR isoform X1 — translation MALNCSESQSSAGNIKVHMQLLISFQMIRLEEERVERRRRPLWKRVFSMLKMESELSEGGSRSRYHANGFIIHPHNWWYVAWTHFILLWAIYSSFFTPLEFGFFRGLPENLFLLDIAGQLAFLFDIVVHFFLAYRHPHSHHLVYDRRLIALRYLKSRFIVDFLGCLPWDAIYKVSGRKEPVRYMLWIRLSRALRVTEFFEKLEKDIRINYLFIRIVKLIVVEYYCTHAAGCIFYYLATTVPPSKEGYTWIGSLQMGEYRYSNFREIDLWKRYVLSLYFSVVTMVTVGYGDIHAVNVREMIFVMIYVSFDMILGAYLLGNMAALIVKGSKTERFRDKMADLIKYMNRNNLDKQISKEIKGHLRLQYDCSYTEATALQDIPASIRTKISQKLYEPFIKEVSLFKGCSTGFTKQIAIKVHEEFFLPGEVIIEQGNVVDQLYIVCHGKLVEVGRGKNDETGDPLMDLQTYSAFGEVSFLCNTPQPYTIRVRELCKVLRIDKRSFMEIIEIYFSDGRIILNNLLEGKDANMKNEILESDVTLYIGKLESELAARLNCAAYNGDLYRLKCLIGAGADPNKTDYDGRSPLHIAASRGYEDITGFLIEQKVDLNISDKSGNTPLLEAIKHGHDQVTYLLVQAGALLAMDDAASFLCMTVARRDLDLLKRALAVGIDPNAKSYDYRTPLHVAASEGLYFVAKTLIEAGASVLSIDRWGNTPVDDARIGGNRNLIALLEAARASQMADFFDHPQQIRGEMWKKKCTVFPYHPWHEKEEKRQGVVLWVPQSMNELVKEAKEQLQCGDGYCCILSQDGAKVLDTSMISNDQKLFLVNGS, via the exons GTGGTACGTGGCGTGGACGCACTTCATACTCTTATGGGCAATATACTCTTCCTTCTTCACACCCCTGGAGTTCGGGTTTTTCAGAGGACTCCCAGAGAACCTTTTCCTCTTAGACATTGCTGGCCAACTTGCCTTTCTCTTCGATATTGTCGTACACTTTTTCCTTGCCTATCGCCACCCTCACTCCCATCATTTGGTTTACGATCGCAGGCTCATCGCCCTCAG GTACTTGAAATCTCGTTTTATTGTTGATTTCCTTGGATGTTTGCCTTGGGATGCTATCTATAAG GTTAGTGGACGAAAAGAGCCTGTTAGATACATGCTATGGATTAGGCTAAGTCGAGCTCTACGAGTGACAGAATTTTTCGAGAAGTTGGAGAAAGACATCCGGATCAATTACCTTTTCATCAGGATTGTTAAGCTTATTGTGGTTGAATACTATTGCACGCATGCTGCTGGCTGCATCTTTTACTATCTTGCTACAACAGTTCCTCCTTCCAAGGAAGGTTACACATGGATAGGAAGTTTACAGATGGGTGAATATCGTTATTCAAATTTCAGGGAGATTGATCTGTGGAAGCGTTATGTATTATCTCTCTATTTTTCTGTTGTAACCATGGTAACCGTTG GTTATGGAGACATACACGCAGTCAATGTCAGAGAAATGATATTTGTGATGATTTATGTTTCTTTTGACATGATTCTGGGTGCTTATTTGCTCGGTAACATGGCAGCCTTGATAGTAAAAGGATCAAAGACAGAAAGGTTTAGGGATAAAATGGCGGACCTTATCAAATACATGAATAGAAATAATCTTGACAAGCAAATAAGTAAGGAGATTAAAGGCCACCTAAGATTACAGTATGATTGTAGTTATACTGAGGCAACTGCTCTTCAAGATATTCCAGCTTCTATTCGCACCAAG ATTTCACAGAAATTATATGAGCCATTCATCAAAGAAGTTTCTCTATTCAAGGGTTGCTCAACAGGATTCACTAAGCAAATT GCAATTAAAGTCCATGAGGAGTTTTTCCTTCCAGGGGAAGTGATTATTGAACAGGGAAATGTAGTCGACCAACTCTATATTGTTTGTCATGGAAAACTG GTGGAAGTAGGGAGAGGCAAAAATGATGAAACTGGGGATCCTCTTATGGATCTCCAAACTTATAGCGCTTTTGGTGAAGTTTCTTTCCTCTGCAACACTCCTCAGCCTTACACAATCCGAGTTCGTGAGTTATGTAAGGTTTTACGAATTGATAAACGATCATTTATGGAGATCATTGAGATATACTTTTCTGATGGAAGGATTATCTTGAACAACCTTCTTGAG GGAAAAGATGCcaatatgaaaaatgaaatattggAGTCGGATGTTACCCTTTATATTGGAAAGCTTGAATCGGAGCTAGCTGCAAGATTGAATTGTGCTGCCTACAATGGAGATTTGTATCGACTGAAATGTCTCATTGGAGCTGGAGCGGATCCCAATAAGACTGATTATGATGGAAGATCACCCTTG CACATTGCAGCATCCAGAGGATATGAAGATATAACCGGTTTTCTTATTGAACAAAAGGTAGACCTGAACATATCAG ATAAGTCTGGGAACACTCCCTTACTTGAAGCCATCAAGCATGGGCATGACCAAGTTACTTATTTACTTGTTCAAGCGGGAGCATTACTTGCAATGGACGATGCTGCTTCTTTTCTCTGTATGACTGTTGCAAGAAGAGATTTGGATCTCCTAAAACGTGCTTTGGCAGTTGGCATCGATCCAAATGCCAAAAGCTATGACTACCGAACACCACTTCATGTTGCTGCCTCAGAAGGGCTATATTTTGTGGCCAAAACACTTATTGAAGCAGGAGCTAGCGTTTTGTCAATAGACAG ATGGGGAAATACTCCAGTTGATGATGCCCGCATAGGTGGAAATAGAAATTTGATTGCATTGCTTGAAGCTGCAAGAGCTTCTCAAATGGCTGACTTCTTTGATCATCCTCAACAAATTCGAG GAGAGATGTGGAAGAAAAAATGCACAGTTTTCCCATATCATCCATGGCATGAAAAGGAGGAGAAAAGACAGGGAGTGGTGTTATGGGTGCCGCAAAGCATGAATGAACTCGTCAAGGAAGCCAAGGAGCAGTTACAATGTGGTGATGGTTATTGCTGCATTTTGTCCCAGGATGGTGCTAAAGTTCTTGATACCAGTATGATTAGTAACGATCAAAAGCTATTTTTGGTTAATGGATCGTAA